The following proteins come from a genomic window of Aquimarina sp. MAR_2010_214:
- a CDS encoding Ig-like domain-containing protein, with translation MKIITLTLLYKRIITLIYLFALLFSSTCVYGYFSHKNKHPSLILKDTTTNIEYANRLSLSIIKIQDATTTGICCDGKAKAVASGGKPGYTYQWSASANNQTTATANLLTNRTHSVTVTDTDGNQATQSIVIKCLNTCDIKTTNKVTNVSCTGDAKGSIDLTVENGTPPFTFAWSNGSPDEDLKNVIAGTYSVTITDATNCTTTSSATITEPNEAVAVSIAKRTHISCNGLGQITIEGSGGTPPYSYSIDNGANYQTSETFLDLAQGNYTIKIRDANCCTSIVCTAILFNCTDAVTDINNTFINTPVSGNVLTNDEDLEGDTQTVTTTTVTTSEGVIVDIEPNTGIYTYTPPTGFTGEDTFEYTICDNGNPVACDTATVYIEVLPIRDPKNEAPIANPDTAFTEINTPVNSNVLVNDFDPDGDPITVTTTTVTTTEGVSVAIDSNTGAYSYIPPTGFTGDDTFEYTICDNGNPSLCDTTIVIITVIKNQSNSTFANDDAYFTECENILGNVLDNDFDPEGDTQTINIIPVDDVDNGILTLNTNGSFTYTPNSGYTGTDSFIYTVCDNSSPITACDQATVYITISTTTPPNTTNCNVTNESIECNGTNNETIANIWNADNIAELESCVSDTCNTDFTGQITSNYDFNNLVSSCGLGGNIEVIYTITDKNGDTTTLTATLTLYDSTPPDLTSCTIPDLTLACSTTNIEEIASQWNDDNITKLETCATDNCNVNTTASVTSDYDFDNITDRVLVVEYNITDDCNNTTTLQAKITFENNSVIANDTSLCALDEIESQIFDLFDLLEGDYSTGGIWEVTSGNTSVIDDHFFDPLSIELLDKDTSEEIVFSYTENNLACPIYLETTIEVHNRCAVFSCGEDTIKISKVITPNGDSYNEYFAVNGVENCGYVVDVKIINRWGAIIYKSSDYQNDWNGTAHQSSLGSANQVPSGTYYCIVTINNSGLKPFSSPLYIGTK, from the coding sequence ATGAAAATTATTACGTTAACTCTCTTATATAAGAGGATCATCACTCTTATTTATCTTTTTGCACTACTATTCTCATCAACTTGTGTTTATGGGTATTTTTCTCATAAAAACAAGCACCCTTCTTTGATTCTAAAAGACACTACAACCAATATTGAGTATGCAAATCGATTAAGTCTTTCCATAATCAAAATACAGGATGCTACAACTACTGGGATATGTTGTGATGGCAAGGCTAAAGCTGTCGCATCTGGCGGAAAACCAGGCTATACATACCAATGGAGTGCTTCTGCTAATAATCAAACCACTGCAACAGCAAATCTTCTTACCAATCGCACACACAGTGTTACAGTAACTGATACTGATGGAAATCAAGCTACACAAAGTATTGTCATTAAATGTCTTAATACTTGTGATATCAAAACTACAAATAAGGTAACCAATGTATCTTGCACTGGTGATGCCAAAGGATCCATTGACTTAACAGTTGAGAATGGAACTCCTCCATTTACTTTTGCCTGGAGCAATGGTTCTCCTGATGAAGACTTGAAGAATGTAATAGCCGGAACATACTCGGTAACAATTACTGATGCTACAAATTGTACTACCACAAGCTCAGCTACAATAACCGAACCTAATGAAGCTGTAGCTGTTTCTATCGCCAAACGAACCCATATTAGCTGTAACGGTTTAGGTCAGATTACTATAGAAGGATCTGGAGGAACACCACCTTATTCATATTCTATCGATAATGGAGCTAATTATCAAACTAGTGAAACATTTCTAGATCTTGCGCAAGGAAATTATACGATAAAGATACGTGATGCTAATTGCTGCACCTCTATAGTTTGTACAGCAATTTTATTTAATTGTACCGATGCAGTAACAGATATCAATAACACCTTTATTAACACTCCCGTTTCTGGCAATGTATTAACCAATGATGAAGACCTAGAAGGAGATACACAAACAGTAACGACAACTACCGTAACTACCTCAGAAGGGGTTATTGTTGATATAGAACCTAATACTGGAATCTATACATACACCCCTCCTACTGGGTTTACAGGAGAAGACACTTTCGAATACACTATTTGTGATAACGGCAACCCGGTTGCTTGTGACACGGCTACTGTATACATCGAAGTGCTTCCTATCCGAGATCCTAAAAACGAGGCACCTATTGCAAATCCAGATACTGCGTTTACCGAAATAAATACTCCTGTAAACAGTAATGTATTGGTTAATGATTTCGATCCCGATGGAGACCCTATTACAGTAACAACAACTACAGTAACCACAACAGAAGGAGTTAGCGTAGCTATAGATTCCAACACTGGAGCATATAGTTATATCCCTCCTACCGGTTTTACTGGTGATGACACTTTCGAATATACCATATGTGATAATGGGAATCCTTCCTTATGCGACACTACTATTGTTATAATTACGGTTATAAAAAATCAGAGCAATAGTACTTTTGCTAATGATGATGCGTATTTTACCGAATGCGAAAATATTCTAGGAAATGTGCTGGATAACGATTTTGATCCAGAAGGAGATACTCAAACCATAAATATAATTCCGGTAGATGATGTAGATAACGGAATTCTTACCCTTAACACTAATGGTTCCTTTACATACACTCCTAATTCTGGGTACACGGGTACAGATAGCTTTATTTATACGGTATGCGACAATAGCTCTCCAATTACTGCTTGTGATCAAGCCACTGTATACATTACCATATCAACTACCACACCTCCTAACACAACTAATTGCAATGTAACAAATGAAAGCATCGAATGCAATGGAACAAATAATGAAACTATAGCCAACATCTGGAATGCTGATAATATTGCAGAATTAGAATCCTGTGTTTCTGACACTTGTAATACAGATTTTACTGGTCAAATAACTTCAAATTATGATTTTAATAATTTAGTAAGTTCCTGTGGCTTAGGAGGTAATATAGAGGTCATATACACTATTACAGATAAAAATGGAGACACAACGACTCTTACAGCAACTCTTACTTTGTATGATTCTACTCCTCCAGACCTAACAAGCTGTACAATTCCCGATTTAACCCTAGCATGCTCTACAACTAATATTGAAGAAATTGCCAGTCAATGGAATGATGATAATATCACCAAATTAGAAACCTGTGCAACTGATAATTGTAATGTAAATACAACTGCATCAGTAACTTCGGATTACGACTTTGATAATATAACAGATAGAGTTTTGGTAGTAGAATATAACATTACAGATGATTGTAATAACACAACTACACTACAAGCAAAAATAACATTTGAAAACAATTCTGTAATCGCAAATGACACCAGCTTATGTGCTCTGGATGAAATAGAATCACAAATTTTTGATTTGTTCGACCTACTAGAAGGCGACTATAGTACTGGTGGAATCTGGGAAGTTACATCTGGAAATACATCTGTAATTGATGATCATTTTTTTGATCCATTAAGCATCGAATTATTGGACAAAGATACCTCTGAAGAGATTGTATTTAGTTACACAGAAAACAACTTAGCTTGTCCAATATATCTTGAAACAACAATAGAAGTGCATAATAGATGTGCAGTATTCTCTTGTGGGGAAGATACTATCAAAATTTCAAAGGTAATTACACCAAATGGAGATTCGTACAATGAATATTTTGCAGTGAATGGTGTAGAAAACTGTGGTTATGTTGTAGATGTTAAAATTATTAATCGTTGGGGGGCAATTATATACAAATCAAGTGACTATCAAAATGATTGGAATGGCACAGCACATCAATCATCTTTAGGGTCAGCAAATCAAGTACCTAGTGGTACATATTATTGTATTGTGACCATAAACAATAGTGGTTTAAAACCATTTAGCTCCCCATTATATATTGGCACAAAATAA
- a CDS encoding type IX secretion system membrane protein PorP/SprF, with the protein MGIAKNKIGVLLILCISAIGYTQQLPQFTQYMFNTISINPAYAGSRETLSIVGLHRSQWTGIQGGPETQTLSAHSPLRNEKIGVGLSVIRDTPGFENYLYIYGDFSYSINITDNSKLAFGFKAGATNYNLDQEFLNDPEVTEDPFFGNYANRWNPNIGAGLYLHSDKWYLGLSSPRILNTDNNRTAETSTVEYVALERVSYYLTGGYVFDLTTNTKLKPSALFKATNGAPVSVDLNANFLFYEKFWLGGSYRYNEYTASIGALADFQVTKQIRIGYAYEHFISDIRPYIGGTHEFLLMYELFNEKRVRSPRYF; encoded by the coding sequence ATGGGCATCGCAAAAAACAAAATAGGAGTATTATTAATACTATGCATTAGCGCTATCGGATATACACAACAGTTACCGCAGTTTACGCAATATATGTTTAATACCATATCCATAAATCCGGCTTATGCAGGCAGTAGAGAGACATTAAGTATCGTAGGTTTGCACAGAAGTCAATGGACAGGAATACAAGGTGGCCCTGAAACCCAGACACTATCTGCTCATTCTCCATTACGAAACGAAAAAATAGGAGTTGGATTATCTGTAATACGAGATACTCCTGGGTTTGAAAACTACCTATATATTTATGGTGATTTCTCATATTCTATTAATATTACAGATAATTCGAAATTAGCTTTTGGATTCAAGGCTGGAGCTACTAATTACAATTTAGATCAGGAATTTTTAAATGATCCTGAGGTAACAGAAGATCCTTTCTTTGGAAATTACGCTAACCGTTGGAATCCTAATATTGGTGCAGGGCTATATCTGCACTCAGACAAATGGTATCTCGGGCTATCATCACCAAGAATATTAAACACCGATAATAATCGTACCGCTGAAACATCTACGGTAGAATATGTAGCACTAGAACGTGTTAGTTATTATTTAACAGGAGGATATGTATTTGATCTTACTACAAACACAAAATTAAAACCATCAGCTCTTTTTAAAGCAACAAATGGAGCCCCAGTTTCTGTTGATTTAAATGCGAATTTCCTATTCTATGAAAAATTTTGGCTCGGAGGCTCATACAGATATAATGAATACACCGCTTCAATAGGAGCTTTAGCCGATTTTCAAGTAACAAAACAAATTAGAATCGGCTATGCCTATGAGCATTTTATTTCAGACATAAGACCATATATAGGTGGTACTCATGAATTTTTACTGATGTATGAACTGTTTAATGAAAAGCGCGTTAGATCTCCAAGATACTTTTAA
- a CDS encoding CAP domain-containing protein — protein sequence MKSPVKVIYIACMAMLLYSCSAENVEEDLGSSNKEFIVPEVKSIEIEILDLINNYRISKELNALTPLDVIKSQAYRHTDYMIKQNNISHDYFYERKSYLVTNAGASKVAENVGYGYSSAESIVNAWIKSDSHRSTIEGDFTAFDISIEQNEDGVMYCTNIFIKK from the coding sequence ATGAAATCACCTGTTAAAGTAATCTATATTGCTTGTATGGCAATGTTGTTATATTCGTGTTCTGCAGAAAATGTTGAAGAAGATTTAGGGTCTTCTAATAAAGAATTTATTGTCCCCGAAGTAAAATCAATTGAAATTGAAATTTTGGATCTTATAAACAACTATAGGATTTCCAAAGAATTAAATGCTCTTACACCTTTGGATGTTATAAAATCACAAGCATATAGGCATACCGATTATATGATTAAGCAAAATAACATATCTCACGATTATTTTTATGAGCGTAAATCATACCTTGTTACTAACGCAGGAGCGAGTAAAGTAGCCGAAAATGTAGGATATGGGTATTCCTCGGCAGAATCTATTGTTAATGCGTGGATAAAAAGTGATAGCCATAGAAGTACCATAGAAGGAGATTTTACGGCTTTTGATATTTCTATAGAACAAAATGAAGATGGAGTGATGTACTGCACTAATATTTTTATCAAAAAGTAG
- the recN gene encoding DNA repair protein RecN, which translates to MLKGLSIKNFALIEELQVAFDSGLITITGETGAGKSLLLGALGLLLGKRADLSSVKDNSQKCVIEGVFDVKKYGLASFFEEAALDYEDQTIIRREILPSGKSRAFINDTPVTLQSLASLGSRLIDIHSQHQTLEVTTNDFQFEVLDALADADREIKSYRRGLELLKEKEKEVGVLITDQENFTKEYDYNAFLLSELEEAKLKPGELQELEEQYDQLNNIEEIQERLSGSAAIMSSEEVGVSDQLNTIKNNLTKIESYSGPLQELSKRIQSVYIELDDISSSLLDELEKLEADPVRLEQISQRLQLLHNLQVKHAVSDIKELIVIADALREKVSKTESLSEDIERLKKEIITIQSQLDEVAGKIHKKRNKALPLLIKELEEILKALGMPNAAFQASLELQNKYLSNGKEVLTFLFSANKGGAFGQLKKVASGGELSRIMIAIKSILSRYTQLPTIIFDEIDTGVSGEVAHKMADLMMNMSKNLQVFSITHLPQIAANGQNHYKVYKEDIQNTTITQLKLLSEEERIKEIAEMIGGKNISDSALTHAKSLLNSALN; encoded by the coding sequence TTGCTAAAAGGTCTTTCTATAAAAAACTTCGCCTTAATAGAAGAGCTACAAGTAGCTTTTGATTCTGGTTTAATAACGATTACAGGAGAAACTGGAGCGGGTAAATCTTTATTGCTTGGTGCTTTGGGACTGCTATTAGGAAAAAGAGCAGATCTTAGCAGTGTTAAAGATAACTCTCAAAAATGTGTCATAGAAGGAGTTTTTGATGTAAAGAAATACGGGCTTGCTTCTTTTTTTGAAGAAGCAGCACTGGATTATGAAGATCAAACTATAATCAGACGTGAGATTCTACCATCTGGTAAATCCAGAGCTTTTATTAATGATACTCCTGTCACTTTGCAGTCATTGGCATCTCTGGGAAGTAGATTAATAGATATTCATAGTCAACATCAGACATTAGAAGTAACTACAAATGATTTTCAGTTTGAGGTATTAGATGCATTGGCTGATGCAGATCGCGAAATAAAATCTTATAGACGGGGTCTTGAGCTCTTAAAAGAAAAAGAAAAAGAAGTAGGTGTTCTTATAACAGATCAGGAAAATTTCACAAAAGAATATGACTACAATGCTTTTCTTTTAAGTGAATTGGAAGAAGCAAAGCTTAAACCTGGTGAACTACAAGAGCTAGAAGAACAATACGATCAGCTTAATAATATAGAAGAAATTCAGGAACGATTATCAGGATCTGCTGCTATAATGTCTTCAGAAGAGGTTGGGGTGTCTGATCAATTAAATACAATTAAAAATAACCTCACGAAGATAGAATCGTATTCTGGACCTTTGCAAGAGCTTTCTAAAAGAATCCAAAGTGTTTATATAGAATTAGATGATATAAGCAGTTCATTGCTTGATGAATTAGAAAAGCTGGAGGCAGACCCTGTGCGACTAGAGCAAATTAGTCAACGTTTACAATTATTACATAATCTGCAAGTAAAACATGCCGTATCAGATATAAAAGAATTAATTGTAATAGCAGATGCGCTGCGAGAAAAAGTTTCTAAAACAGAATCTCTTTCCGAAGATATAGAGAGACTTAAAAAAGAAATAATTACTATTCAATCTCAATTAGATGAGGTTGCAGGAAAGATTCATAAGAAACGAAATAAAGCGCTTCCTTTACTGATAAAGGAGCTAGAAGAAATTCTTAAAGCGTTAGGGATGCCAAATGCTGCATTTCAAGCTTCTTTAGAGCTACAGAATAAGTATTTGTCTAATGGAAAAGAAGTACTAACATTTTTATTCTCTGCCAATAAAGGAGGAGCGTTTGGACAGCTTAAAAAAGTAGCTTCAGGAGGAGAACTATCAAGAATTATGATTGCTATTAAATCTATTCTATCAAGATATACGCAATTACCAACAATAATTTTTGATGAAATAGATACTGGTGTATCCGGTGAAGTTGCTCATAAAATGGCAGATTTAATGATGAATATGAGTAAAAACCTACAGGTTTTTAGCATTACACACTTGCCACAGATTGCTGCTAATGGCCAAAACCATTATAAAGTCTACAAAGAAGATATACAAAATACTACTATTACTCAGCTTAAATTGTTAAGCGAGGAAGAACGAATTAAGGAAATCGCCGAAATGATAGGTGGTAAAAATATTTCTGATTCGGCATTAACCCATGCAAAATCGTTATTAAATTCAGCCTTAAATTAG
- a CDS encoding OmpA family protein: MKNRIFLILALLFSTFIHAQKIKVADKYFRDFAYLKAVELYKEALKKEDSSEHILSRIGDCYYNNSNSKQAYFWYNKAVNKYNKIHPQYIYKYIQTLRSLGKYNEANLWLKKFKKLQQNGKYTKKFKSISLEKFQELSTPKDIHVRVINLNSNSKYSDFGGYEQNGNLYFSSSRADDNTKGKKKIYKWNGEPYLNIYQSTIDRIDSTIVVNDIAPISSDIVNLKNEHEGTLTITKDGKTLFFTRNNINKRKRTSYDKEGNSNLKLYRAKFKGNQWTAVEELPFNDKTFSTGHPTLSPDEKTLYFVSDRKGGYGQSDIYKVAINDDDSFGVVKNLGDKINTEGREVFPFVAKDSTLYFSSDSHINLGFLDIYKSNILKKRVDEDIEIKNLGAPYNSGYDDFAFSLNSNGDSGYFSSNRTEGKGSDDIYAFDKYECKQVLTGITYDKLTLKSLADVTVKIIDETGKIISTTLSDNNGNYVFEEISCRKTYSILATKANYRPDSKQFSTTTTNGNKVKLDLYLTPLIIKKEIVVNPIFFDFDKYDIRADAAYELENIVNVMRENPKMIIKIESHTDNRGSAKYNMKLSYRRANATRDYILSRGIAKERIPSAKGYGESQLLNKCGINNKPPCTEKEHDENRRSAFLILNDYK; encoded by the coding sequence ATGAAAAATAGAATATTTCTAATTTTAGCATTACTGTTTAGCACCTTTATTCATGCTCAAAAAATAAAGGTAGCAGATAAATATTTTAGAGATTTCGCATATTTAAAAGCCGTAGAACTATATAAAGAAGCATTAAAAAAAGAAGATAGTAGCGAACACATCCTATCTAGAATTGGAGATTGTTATTATAACAATTCTAACTCAAAACAAGCATATTTTTGGTACAACAAAGCAGTTAACAAGTACAATAAAATACACCCTCAATATATCTATAAGTATATACAAACTTTACGAAGTTTGGGCAAATACAATGAAGCTAACCTCTGGCTTAAAAAGTTTAAAAAGCTTCAACAAAACGGTAAGTACACTAAAAAATTTAAAAGTATAAGTCTTGAAAAATTTCAAGAATTATCTACCCCAAAAGATATTCATGTTCGGGTAATCAACTTAAACTCCAATAGCAAATATTCAGATTTCGGTGGGTATGAACAAAATGGAAATTTATATTTTTCATCTTCTCGAGCAGATGATAATACTAAAGGCAAAAAGAAAATTTATAAATGGAATGGAGAGCCTTATTTAAATATCTACCAATCTACAATTGATCGAATTGATTCGACCATTGTAGTAAATGACATTGCTCCCATTTCTTCAGACATAGTAAATTTAAAGAATGAACATGAAGGCACATTAACAATCACTAAGGATGGAAAAACACTCTTTTTTACCAGAAACAATATTAATAAAAGAAAAAGAACATCTTATGACAAAGAAGGCAATTCTAATCTAAAACTATATAGAGCTAAGTTTAAAGGTAACCAATGGACAGCCGTTGAAGAACTACCATTTAATGATAAAACTTTCTCTACAGGACATCCAACGTTAAGCCCAGATGAAAAAACCTTATATTTTGTATCAGACAGAAAAGGAGGATATGGGCAATCAGACATATATAAAGTAGCTATTAACGATGATGATTCTTTTGGAGTTGTAAAAAACTTAGGTGATAAAATTAATACCGAAGGCCGAGAAGTATTTCCTTTTGTAGCAAAAGACTCTACACTATATTTCTCATCAGACAGTCATATAAACCTTGGTTTTTTAGATATTTACAAATCTAACATACTTAAAAAAAGGGTTGATGAGGATATAGAGATTAAGAACCTTGGAGCTCCTTATAATAGTGGTTATGATGATTTTGCTTTCTCATTAAACTCAAATGGTGATTCTGGATATTTCTCATCTAATAGAACTGAAGGTAAGGGAAGCGATGACATATATGCTTTTGACAAGTATGAATGTAAACAAGTTTTAACCGGCATAACATACGATAAACTTACCTTAAAATCACTTGCTGATGTTACTGTCAAAATTATTGATGAAACGGGTAAAATTATCAGCACCACCCTATCAGATAACAACGGCAACTACGTTTTTGAAGAAATATCATGTAGAAAAACATATTCTATCCTTGCTACCAAAGCAAATTACAGACCTGATTCAAAACAATTTTCAACAACTACAACTAATGGAAACAAGGTCAAATTAGATTTATACCTAACTCCACTAATTATAAAGAAAGAAATTGTAGTTAACCCTATTTTCTTTGATTTTGACAAATATGATATTCGTGCAGATGCAGCATATGAATTAGAGAATATTGTTAATGTAATGCGAGAAAACCCTAAAATGATTATAAAGATTGAGTCTCATACAGATAATAGAGGAAGTGCAAAATATAACATGAAACTTTCTTATAGACGAGCTAATGCTACCAGAGATTATATTTTATCCAGAGGAATTGCTAAAGAAAGGATTCCAAGTGCAAAAGGGTATGGAGAATCTCAACTATTAAACAAGTGCGGCATAAACAACAAACCTCCCTGTACCGAAAAAGAACACGATGAAAACAGACGTTCAGCTTTTTTAATACTCAATGACTATAAATAA
- a CDS encoding DUF4835 family protein: MNRLLLVIVFIVNVGVNAQEFNATVAVNAEQTGNPNLQVFKTLERSLTEFINNSKWTSVDYRTEERINCSFFITISSYDNDLFSATVQVQASRPVYGSSYNTTIFNINDKQFNFNYLEFQPLNYNPNSFESNLISVVAFYLYTILGVDADTFELNSGTSYYQEAKNIVSNAQGGNTLGWAREQNPNRFRLNDDLLSGTYEGYRKTMYTYHRDGLDVMYNNIKQGKETIAESMKALEEMHNTRPNSYIMRVFFDAKADEISSVLSGGPSVNIAETVEILNKVAPTYSENWKTIKF; this comes from the coding sequence ATGAATAGGTTGTTACTTGTTATCGTATTTATAGTTAACGTAGGAGTTAATGCTCAGGAATTTAATGCTACCGTAGCTGTTAATGCTGAGCAAACGGGTAATCCCAATTTACAAGTTTTTAAAACCTTAGAACGTTCATTAACCGAATTTATTAATAACTCAAAGTGGACTTCTGTAGACTACCGAACAGAAGAAAGAATTAATTGTAGCTTCTTTATTACTATAAGTAGTTATGATAATGATCTTTTTTCTGCTACTGTGCAAGTACAGGCATCTCGTCCGGTGTATGGATCTAGTTATAATACTACAATCTTTAATATAAATGATAAGCAGTTTAATTTTAATTACTTAGAATTTCAACCTTTAAATTATAACCCAAATAGTTTTGAATCGAATTTGATCTCTGTAGTTGCATTTTATTTGTACACCATTTTGGGTGTAGATGCAGATACTTTTGAGTTAAATAGTGGAACAAGCTATTATCAGGAGGCTAAAAATATTGTTAGTAATGCTCAGGGTGGTAATACACTTGGTTGGGCCAGAGAACAAAATCCTAATAGGTTTAGACTTAATGATGATCTTCTTTCTGGAACATATGAAGGGTATAGAAAAACGATGTATACCTATCATAGAGATGGGTTAGATGTTATGTATAATAATATAAAACAAGGGAAAGAAACGATTGCTGAATCTATGAAAGCCCTTGAAGAAATGCACAATACCAGACCTAATTCTTATATAATGAGAGTGTTTTTTGATGCCAAAGCAGATGAGATTTCAAGTGTTCTTTCCGGAGGACCTTCAGTTAACATTGCTGAAACCGTTGAAATTCTTAATAAAGTAGCACCTACATATTCGGAAAACTGGAAAACTATAAAGTTTTAA
- a CDS encoding enoyl-ACP reductase, translating to MSYNLLKGKRGIIFGALDENSIAWKTAERVYEEGGSFVLTNAPVAMRMGAINTLAEKTNTQVIPADATSLEDLENLVDKATEILGGKLDFVLHSIGMSINVRKGRHYTDQNYDWTQKGLDVSALSFHKTMQTLYKKKAMNDWGSIVGLTYMAAQRVFPDYNDMADNKAYLESIARSFGYFFGRDSKVRVNTISQSPTPTTAGKGVKGFDGFIEYADKMSPLGNATAAECADYTITLFSDLTKKVTLQNLYHDGGFSNMGVSQLVMDKFIGEE from the coding sequence ATGTCATACAATTTATTAAAAGGTAAAAGAGGAATTATTTTTGGGGCACTTGACGAAAATTCAATCGCTTGGAAAACCGCAGAGCGTGTTTATGAAGAAGGAGGAAGTTTTGTTCTTACCAATGCTCCTGTTGCAATGCGAATGGGGGCTATAAATACTCTTGCAGAAAAAACTAATACTCAAGTTATACCTGCAGATGCTACTTCATTAGAAGATTTAGAAAATCTTGTGGATAAGGCAACAGAAATTTTAGGAGGTAAACTTGATTTTGTTTTGCATTCTATAGGGATGTCAATAAATGTACGTAAAGGACGTCATTATACAGATCAGAACTATGACTGGACACAAAAAGGATTAGATGTATCTGCGCTTTCTTTTCATAAAACTATGCAAACTCTATATAAGAAAAAAGCAATGAATGATTGGGGAAGTATAGTTGGTTTGACATATATGGCGGCACAACGAGTTTTTCCTGACTATAATGATATGGCGGATAATAAGGCATATTTAGAGTCTATTGCTCGTAGTTTTGGGTATTTCTTTGGTAGAGATAGTAAAGTACGAGTAAATACAATTTCTCAATCTCCAACCCCAACAACAGCAGGAAAAGGAGTGAAAGGTTTTGATGGATTTATAGAGTATGCAGATAAAATGTCACCTCTTGGTAATGCGACGGCAGCAGAGTGTGCTGATTATACAATTACACTATTCTCTGACCTGACTAAAAAAGTAACACTTCAGAATTTATATCACGACGGTGGCTTTTCTAATATGGGAGTAAGCCAGTTAGTAATGGATAAATTTATAGGAGAAGAATAA
- the coaBC gene encoding bifunctional phosphopantothenoylcysteine decarboxylase/phosphopantothenate--cysteine ligase CoaBC, translating to MSIISGKKILIGVTAGIAAYKTASLVRLFIKSGAEVKVVMTPAAKDFVTPLTLSTLSKNPVHSSFFDDEDQNAIWNNHVDFGLWADFMIIAPATANTLSKMATGNSDNLLLATYLSAKCPVYFAPAMDLDMYNHPSTHQTFKKLEEFGNIMIPAESGELASGLIGQGRMAEPFAIIEFVEKDILDKLPLKGKQVLITAGPTYEAIDPVRFIGNHSSGRMGIELAKTAANLGAQVTLVLGPSALKINHNLIHVINVISAKDMYEAVVSVYNDCDIAIASAAVADYRPKIISDQKIKKADTEFSIKLERTNDILKWMGAEKKNQFLVGFALETENEEENAKKKLRNKNLDLIVLNSLNDKGAGFKGQTNKVTLINHKLEIKAFDLKTKSEVAQDIFNEINTLNNE from the coding sequence ATGTCTATAATAAGCGGTAAAAAGATTTTAATTGGTGTCACCGCTGGTATTGCTGCATATAAGACAGCAAGTTTAGTACGATTATTTATTAAATCGGGAGCAGAGGTGAAAGTTGTTATGACGCCCGCTGCAAAGGATTTTGTAACACCGCTTACATTGTCTACATTATCCAAAAATCCCGTACATTCTTCTTTTTTTGATGATGAAGATCAAAATGCAATATGGAATAATCATGTGGATTTTGGGTTATGGGCAGATTTTATGATCATAGCACCAGCTACAGCTAATACATTATCCAAAATGGCAACAGGTAATAGTGATAATTTACTATTAGCAACCTATTTATCTGCAAAATGTCCTGTTTATTTTGCTCCAGCAATGGATTTGGATATGTATAACCATCCTTCTACTCATCAAACATTTAAAAAATTAGAAGAATTTGGTAACATCATGATTCCCGCAGAATCAGGAGAATTGGCAAGTGGTTTGATCGGTCAGGGACGTATGGCAGAGCCTTTTGCTATTATTGAATTTGTAGAAAAAGATATTTTAGACAAACTACCGTTAAAAGGTAAACAAGTTCTGATTACTGCAGGTCCTACATATGAAGCCATTGATCCGGTAAGATTTATAGGTAATCACTCTAGTGGTAGAATGGGGATCGAACTTGCTAAAACAGCAGCTAATTTAGGAGCGCAGGTAACTCTTGTTTTAGGGCCTTCAGCTCTTAAAATTAATCATAATCTTATTCATGTGATCAATGTAATTAGCGCTAAAGATATGTATGAAGCTGTGGTCTCTGTATATAATGATTGTGATATTGCAATCGCATCTGCAGCAGTTGCAGATTATAGACCTAAGATCATATCAGATCAAAAAATAAAAAAGGCAGATACAGAGTTTTCTATTAAATTAGAGCGAACAAATGATATCCTTAAATGGATGGGAGCAGAGAAGAAAAACCAATTTCTAGTTGGATTTGCTTTAGAGACAGAAAATGAAGAAGAAAACGCCAAGAAAAAATTAAGAAATAAAAACTTGGATTTAATTGTTCTCAACTCTCTTAATGATAAAGGAGCTGGTTTTAAGGGACAAACGAATAAAGTAACATTAATTAATCATAAATTAGAGATTAAAGCGTTTGACTTAAAAACAAAGTCAGAAGTTGCACAAGATATATTTAATGAAATTAATACACTGAACAATGAATAG